Below is a window of Methylosinus sp. PW1 DNA.
ATTCGAAGCCGGCGCCCGCGGTCCAGCCGGCGCGAACGGTCGTGCCCGTGGAGAGCTGGCCGAACGTCACGGGAAGACTCGAGGTGAAGCCGGTGGGAGCGAAATCTGTCCCATAGGCGAAGCCAGCCGTTCCATAAACGATCCATTTCGGCGTGAAGGCATAGCCGGCGCGGCCGCGGAATGTGCCGAACACGCCCGTATCTGTCGGGCTCGGCGTGTTAAAGCCGCCCGTCTCGGCGTTGATCGCGCCGCGATAGCCGAAATCGGCCTCGAGGCCGAGGACGATGGTCGGCGTCCATTGCCAATTATAGCCGAGCGTGCCGCCGCCGACGAAGCCCGCGCCGCGCAGCGGCGTCTCGCGGAAATAGGTGAAGGTCCCCTCGCCCAGAAGGGCGCCGGCATAGGCGCCGATATAGGCGCCCTGCCAGCTGAAGACCGGCGCCGGCGGCGGGGCCGGCGCCGCTTTGGTCGACGGCAGATCCGCCGCTGACGCGCCGCCCGCCGAGATCGCCGCCGCGAGGGCGGCGATCAGCCGAAGTTTTTCATTCACAATTCGCATGGTCCACTCCTCGAACTCTCCTCGCCGCACGACGAGGAGAAACATGAACGTCAATAGAGCTTGACAGTCAGCGTGCCGCCGAATGTTCGCGGCTGCGCTGGCAGCGTCGCGGTCGCCGCGGTGGTGACTGTTCCCGGGCTCCAAGTGGTGACATAGCGCTGATCGAAAAGATTCTTCGTCCAGATCATCACCTGCCAGCTCTCGTCATCCGCGCGCAGGCCCAGTCCCGCATTCACCAGCGCATAGGCCGGCTGCCAGTATTGGAAGATGGAATAAGGATTGGTGAGCCGCTGCTTGTCGCGCCAGGACAGATTCGCATAGAAGATTCCGGTCACCGGACGATTGGCCCAGCCGCCGATATCCGCGAAGAGATTGCCGAGCGGATGCTCGTAATTGGCGCCGGCGTTGAACGACCACAGCGGGAAGTTCTCGAAACGAGAATTATCACGATTGAGCGAGGCCGGCGCAACCGGCTGGCCCGCCACCGTCGGCCACAGCCAATCGGAGGGCGACGGCGATTTGTCGAAGTTGACATAGCGCGCCTCGGCATAGGCGCCGTTCAGAGTGAGCCACAGTCGCTCGACCGGGCTCCAGCGCGCGTCGAGCTCTATGCCGCGCAGACGCACATGCCCGATGTTGCCGAGATAGTTGCGGCGCAGGACCTGGCCCGAGCTGTCGAGATAGTCGGTATTGACGAGCTGAGCCTGGTAATTGAAGATATCGTTCCAATAGACATTGGCGTTGACGATGAGCTTATTGTCCAGCCAGTTGGTCTTGACGCCGAGCTCATAGTCCCAGGACACTTCCGGCTTGGTGATGACGGGCTGAAACTGCTTGAAATTGTTCTTGTCGTCGAGGATCGGTTGCGCATCGGTGTTGGTCGCGCCGGATTTCTCGCCGCGCGCCACCGAGCCATAGACGAGGACATTCTCATTGTAGCGATAGGACGGATTGAAGAGGCCGGAGAGCGAGTTGAAATATTTCGTCACCGCGCCCGTGTCGTAGAAGCCGACGCCGCCGCCGCCGCGGATCGCGGCGTCTACGACAGCAGGATTGAGGCCGACGCCCCAAGCCTCTTCCCAGGCGAACACCGAGCCTTCGCGAATCTCATAAGTGTCGCGCAGGCCGAAGGTCAGCGCCCATTGCTCGTCGATGTGATAGGTCCCCTGCCCGAAGGCCGCGACGCTGAAGGTCGTCGCTTTGCCGTCGCGATGATTCTTGAAGCCGTTGAGCAGCGAATTGCGCTGCGCGATCGCGGTCGCCGAGTTGCCCGAGTTGAACCAGCGGCCCGCATCGGAGCCGAAATCGAAATGATTGAGCGACCAGACGCGCTCATAGAGCGAGTAGAGGCCGGTCTGCCATTCGAAGGTCTGCTCTTTCGGCGAGGCGAGGCGAATCTCCTGCGAGAATTGATCGACGGTGACGTCATAGGCGTTGGAGGTGGTCTCGGTGAGCTGCTCGCCGAGCGAGTTGCGCGGATGCAGGCGGAACTCGCGCCAGGCGGAAATCGAAGTGAGCGTGTTCTCGCCTATGTTCCAATTGAATGTGTCGGAGACGCCGATCGTGCGCTGATCGAGCGTGCCGACGCGCGTCTGGAAGCGCGTGTAGGGATCATAGGTGAGGATCGGCTTGCCGAGACGATTGGCCAGCGTCGTCGCGTAAGAGGCGCCGAGCGTTCCATTGGCGAAGAGCGGAACCGAATTGCCGATCACGCCGCTGCCGGAATTATTATATTCATGCGCGGTGGAACGGTCGAAGATGAGGCGGTTGGTGATCTCGTCGCCGACATAATAGAGCTGGCCGCGCACGCCCCAGCGATCATTGTTGAGATAGCTCGCGCCGGTGACGGCGTCGCGAATCCAGCCGTCGCTCTTGTCGAGATAGAAAGTGACGCGATAGGCGAGCTTGTCGTCGATGATCGGGCCGGTCACATTGAGCTTCTCGATGAAGCGATTGTAATTGGCGAAAGCCGTCTCGATCGTCGCCGAAGGCGTGAAGGCCGGGAGCTGCGTGCGGATGACGACGGCGCCGACCGTCGTGTTCTTGCCGAGCAGCGTGCCCTGCGGGCCGCGCGCGACCTCGAAGGATTGCAGATCGACGAAGTCCTGCCATTGAAAGCCGACATGGGTGTAGAAAACATCATCGACGATATAGCCGACCGACGCCTCCGAGCCGTCGGCGCCGCCGGACGAAGCGCCCGTGCCGCCGGCGACGCCGCGGATCGCGGTGCCCGAGGTGCGCGGATTGGAGATGTTCGGACGGTAATTGGGGACCTTCTCGGCGAAGTCGGAAAGACGCTCCAGACGCTCGCGCTCGGCAGCCTTGGGGCCGACGACGCTGACGGGCAGAGGAACGTCCTGGGCCTTTTCCTCGCGATTGCGCGCGGTGACGGTCACATCGTCGACCTGCGCATTGGCGGCCGGGGCGGCGCCGGCCTGTCCGACCACCGGATCCGGGACCGGCGCAGGCGCCGATTGCGCCGCGGCCGAGCCGACCGAAGAACCCACTCCGAAGGCCAGAACGCCCGCCGCCGCCAATGAGGCGAAGCCGACGCTGCGCAACAGATTCGCACGCGACTCTCTCTTTGCTCCACTCGCTCTCGACATCACCACAGTTTCCCCATGTCCCGTCGTACGCGGCCCCTTGCGGAGCCACGGCGACGGTCTACGCAGCGCTCCCCCATGGCGCGCTTACGTATAATATCTATAGACTACGTAGATTTCGTAGGGGACGTCAACAGCTTCGCTCGCCCTTGCCGGCGAGCGGCGGCCTTTCGCGCATCGCCTGTGGCGCCCCTGCAACAGGGAAATTGCGCGCGCGCAAAAAAATGCCCCGCCTCCTCGAGGAGACGGGGCATTTTTTCTCTCAACCCTATGATGAAAATAGAGAGTTCCGGCCGGAGCGGACGCCGGTCAGGCGGTTTGCGTGGCGCGTCTGGCGCGCCTTTCGCCACTCGCCGCCTCTGGGACGGGAATGGAGCGCCGCAGGCGCCGCCACGCCAGCACCACGGCGCTGGCGCTCAGCGCGACGCCGAAGGAGACCCAGACGCCCATCCAGCCCCACCAGAGCCAATGATTGCGGAACCAGCCGAAATCCCAATGATGCACGGCCGAATAGACCCACCGATAGATACGCCGGCTCGTGTCGAATTTCGCGAGCAGGCGGCCGTCAGTCGGATCGACATAGAGAGACGTATGCTCGGCGTCGGCGAAATCGACGCGCAGCACGGGCAAGGGCTTGTCCAGCGCCGTCTGCCGATGATTGGCGAAATAATAGGAATCGTAATCAGCGAGCGTCTCGGCGCCGGCGATGGCGACGCCCTCCTTCAGCCGAGACGCGGCGGCGAGAAGCGATTGCTCGCCGAGGCCGGCGACGGCGCCCGGAACGGCGACGGCGCGGCGCGCGCCGTCACGCGATTGCGCGAGCAGCAGCGCCTCCTCGCCGAGCCGGCTCCAGGACAGCTCGACGATGTCAGCGGCGAGGCCGAGCGCGGCTGTGGGCCGCCAATCGACGAAAGCCTGCGGAAGCGCGGCGCCGCGATAGCGCGCCAGCTCCTCGCGGCTCGCGGTCGCCTGCGAGAAGATCTGCCCCGGATTGGTGGAGAGAAAGCCGCTCGCCGCCCAGAAGAAAGCGAAAGTCCCGCCGATGAGTCCGGCCCAGAAATGATATTTCAGCCAGGTCTCGCGATAGGGCTGCGAGCGTCCGCGCGCATAGGTCGGACGGCCGAAAAACCCCGGCTTCCATTTGATCCAGCCGATGACGATGCCCGTAAAGGCGCCGATGGCGGCGAAAAATCCGACATAGGTCAGCGCGTCGCGGCGATAATCGCCGGCGCCGAGCGCATCCAGCCAGCGGAAAAGATGCAGCCAATTGCCGGCGTAGATGAAAGCGCGCTCGACTCGCGTCGACACTTGCGCGACCTCGCCCGTGCGCGCCGAGACGATGATCTGCGTGCCCGCGGCGTCGCCCGTCGCGAATCGATGCAGCGGCTTCAGCGACTCGGCGTTGCGCACGCCGACGGCCGCATCCACCGTGTCGAGATAGAGCAGCGCGGACCCGCCGAGCCAGTCGCGGGCGATTCGCTCCGCCGCCTGAGGATCGAAATCGACGAACGCGCCATTGGTCGCAGAAAGGGCGAAGCGCTGGCCGGCGTCGTCCTCGACGAGCCAGATCGGCTCCTCGCCCAGCCGCAGCAGCCGCGCGTCGGCGAGGCCGCGCTGCGCCTCGGCGCCGCCGCCATGCTCGTGACGGCCGCCGCCTCCGCCATGCCCCATGCCGCCGCCGGCAGCCTCGTCACCGGCCTTTACGGCCTGCGCGCGGGCCACAGCGCTGACGCTCAGCGCCTCGCCCAGCGAGAGCCAGCCGTCCTGCGGAAGAAGCGCCGGCGCATGCGCCAGCCGCTGCGCGCGATCGATCGTCGGCGAGCCGATGAAGGCGATGGAAAATCCGGTCGAGAACCAGACGAGCATGAACAGCGCCAATACGACGCCCACCCATCGGTGCAGAAAGAGCAATTTCGACATTCGGGACGCTCCGCCTCGCGCTGAATGGCCGCGGCGGCGGTTCCGCCCACGGCGAAATCAGGAAAAAATCGCCGCGAAATTTAGTTGATAAACACGACTAGGTAAATAGGAATATATCCGCTTTTCCCAGCCGTCGCAGGGCGATGGACGCCGAGCGCCGCCGCGCCGGCCGCGCCCCTCCCCGCGCAGGATTGCGTGCTGGCCCCAAGGGGAATCTCCACAATCGCGAAGCCGTCGTCTTCGGCGCTAGCGTTTCTCCTGCGCCTCGGACGCTCGCGACATTTCTCGAGATCGCGATCGATGGGCCGAGCGCTCTGCGGAGGAGCGGCGTGGGCACCTATATCGCGCATACGCGACGCAAGACGAAGCCGAGCAAGGCGGAGACGTCGACGATCGATGCGGAGGCGATGGCGGCGCGCGAGCAGGCGCTCGCAGCGCTACGCGAGCAGCAGCGTGTCGAGGCCGAACGCCAGCGCGCCGAGAAGGCGGCGCGCGCCCTGCGCCGCGCCGTCAGCAAGCGCATGGCCCCTGCCGATCCAGACACGTCGGGACGGCGCCGCACGGCGACGCGCGCCGCCGGCATCATGCTGATCTCGGCGACCGGCGGCTTGCGCACGCAGAGCGTCTCGCTGTTTCGCGGATCGGGGCGCACAGGCTCCGATCTCTGGCTCGCCGATGTTCAATTCGAGCAAGAGAAGGGCGTCGCCCATTTCATCAATGATCTCGCCACGCCGGCCGACAAGGATGCGCTGCATGCGATGCGCGCGCTGGCGCCGCGAATCGCCGAGCACATCTTCCTCGGCGCGCCGCCGCAGGACGGCGTCGACGACCGCAATATGAGCACCGCCTTTCGTCTGGCGCAGTCCTTCATGCACAAGACGCACTATACAGCCTCGCTCTCCGAGGATGAGAAGCAGCGGCTGAGCTACTCCATCTTCGAGGAGCTGCAATCGGTCACGGCGATGCGGCTGCGGCATTTGCAAAAGGAGCAGGAGCGCATCGTCGAGATGCTCATGCACAAGACGAAATTGTACCGCTCGGAATGCAACGGCCTGCTCGCGCCGATCTATGAGGGATTCGAGGCGTTCCGCCGCGCCGAGCAGGAAGGCCGGCCGCGGCGCGCGCCGCAGCAGCCGGAGGCGCCGGCGCCGATCGCGCCGCTCGAGGAAGACCTCCCGGCGACGGGCACGCATGGTCGGTGAAACGGTCGCTGAGAGCGCGATCGTCGCGCCGCATCAGCCGATCGCGAGATAGACGACGAATCCCGAGCCGAGCAGCAGCAGGGCGGCGAGCACGACGAGCTCCGCTGTCCCCGCGTCGAAGCCATGCTGCGCCTCATCGGCGATGAGACGCCGCGTGTGAATGAAACGCACGGTCGCGACGACAATCAGCGCGACGCCCCCGAGCGCCAATAGGCCGCCGCCTCCCCCGCTCGTCAATGGTCCCGACAATTTGTCGAGACGATGCAGAATCGGACCGCGCTCTACCTCTGGTAGCGTGATGCTGATCGTATGCACGAAAAGGTCGAATTTTTCGATCACGAAGCCGAGCGCCATGATCGCGACGCCGGTGCGAACCCATGCGAGAAATGTCCGCTCATTGGCGGCATGGCTGACATAATCGCGAATCATGGCGTCTCCTCTCTCGCGGCAGGGGGACACGATTCGCGCGGTCGCGGGCGCGACGAGTCGACGCGTATTGAACCCCTTCGGCGACGCGATAGATAGCCCGTGGTCGATCCGCAGACATCTTCGGAGCACCCGTCATGATTCATCCGATGAGGAGCCTCACGGCCGCCATTGTGATCGCCGCGAGCGCCGCCGCGGCCCAGGATTGTCGATCGACGAGCGACTCCGGTGCCACGCGATGCGTGGCGGGCGTGCTCTACCGATGCACATGCACGCGCGGAATCGGCGCGACCACCTGCACATGGGACAATGCGGCGGCGCTGTGCTCGGCGCTCTCCGGCAATCGCGCGCCGATGGGCGACATAGAAGCGAAGGAGGCGCCGGCGGCGAGCGCCGCCGCGCTGACGCCGTGACGATCAGATGCCGGCGCCGAAGGTGAAGGATTCGCTCAGCGGCTTCGCCTGCGTGACATTGCTGCCCGCCGGCACGCCATGCGTCAGCCAGACATTGCCGCCGATCACCGAGCCGCGGCCTATGGTGATGCGGCCGAGCACTGTGGCGCCGGCGTAGATCACCACATCGTCCTCTATGATCGGATGACGCGCGCCGCCCTTCACCAGCGCGCCATTCTCAT
It encodes the following:
- a CDS encoding YidH family protein, with protein sequence MIRDYVSHAANERTFLAWVRTGVAIMALGFVIEKFDLFVHTISITLPEVERGPILHRLDKLSGPLTSGGGGGLLALGGVALIVVATVRFIHTRRLIADEAQHGFDAGTAELVVLAALLLLGSGFVVYLAIG
- a CDS encoding PepSY domain-containing protein; amino-acid sequence: MSKLLFLHRWVGVVLALFMLVWFSTGFSIAFIGSPTIDRAQRLAHAPALLPQDGWLSLGEALSVSAVARAQAVKAGDEAAGGGMGHGGGGGRHEHGGGAEAQRGLADARLLRLGEEPIWLVEDDAGQRFALSATNGAFVDFDPQAAERIARDWLGGSALLYLDTVDAAVGVRNAESLKPLHRFATGDAAGTQIIVSARTGEVAQVSTRVERAFIYAGNWLHLFRWLDALGAGDYRRDALTYVGFFAAIGAFTGIVIGWIKWKPGFFGRPTYARGRSQPYRETWLKYHFWAGLIGGTFAFFWAASGFLSTNPGQIFSQATASREELARYRGAALPQAFVDWRPTAALGLAADIVELSWSRLGEEALLLAQSRDGARRAVAVPGAVAGLGEQSLLAAASRLKEGVAIAGAETLADYDSYYFANHRQTALDKPLPVLRVDFADAEHTSLYVDPTDGRLLAKFDTSRRIYRWVYSAVHHWDFGWFRNHWLWWGWMGVWVSFGVALSASAVVLAWRRLRRSIPVPEAASGERRARRATQTA
- a CDS encoding TonB-dependent receptor produces the protein MSRASGAKRESRANLLRSVGFASLAAAGVLAFGVGSSVGSAAAQSAPAPVPDPVVGQAGAAPAANAQVDDVTVTARNREEKAQDVPLPVSVVGPKAAERERLERLSDFAEKVPNYRPNISNPRTSGTAIRGVAGGTGASSGGADGSEASVGYIVDDVFYTHVGFQWQDFVDLQSFEVARGPQGTLLGKNTTVGAVVIRTQLPAFTPSATIETAFANYNRFIEKLNVTGPIIDDKLAYRVTFYLDKSDGWIRDAVTGASYLNNDRWGVRGQLYYVGDEITNRLIFDRSTAHEYNNSGSGVIGNSVPLFANGTLGASYATTLANRLGKPILTYDPYTRFQTRVGTLDQRTIGVSDTFNWNIGENTLTSISAWREFRLHPRNSLGEQLTETTSNAYDVTVDQFSQEIRLASPKEQTFEWQTGLYSLYERVWSLNHFDFGSDAGRWFNSGNSATAIAQRNSLLNGFKNHRDGKATTFSVAAFGQGTYHIDEQWALTFGLRDTYEIREGSVFAWEEAWGVGLNPAVVDAAIRGGGGVGFYDTGAVTKYFNSLSGLFNPSYRYNENVLVYGSVARGEKSGATNTDAQPILDDKNNFKQFQPVITKPEVSWDYELGVKTNWLDNKLIVNANVYWNDIFNYQAQLVNTDYLDSSGQVLRRNYLGNIGHVRLRGIELDARWSPVERLWLTLNGAYAEARYVNFDKSPSPSDWLWPTVAGQPVAPASLNRDNSRFENFPLWSFNAGANYEHPLGNLFADIGGWANRPVTGIFYANLSWRDKQRLTNPYSIFQYWQPAYALVNAGLGLRADDESWQVMIWTKNLFDQRYVTTWSPGTVTTAATATLPAQPRTFGGTLTVKLY
- a CDS encoding outer membrane protein, producing the protein MFLLVVRRGEFEEWTMRIVNEKLRLIAALAAAISAGGASAADLPSTKAAPAPPPAPVFSWQGAYIGAYAGALLGEGTFTYFRETPLRGAGFVGGGTLGYNWQWTPTIVLGLEADFGYRGAINAETGGFNTPSPTDTGVFGTFRGRAGYAFTPKWIVYGTAGFAYGTDFAPTGFTSSLPVTFGQLSTGTTVRAGWTAGAGFEYAWSDKISVKGEYLYTQLADSGVSYSTNFGAVPLNVKSAGHIVRGGLNYHFTTPAAPTVAPIVTK